A stretch of DNA from Mycobacterium senriense:
CTGCTGTGACGGCATTCGCGATTGGGAGCTTGTGAAGTCAACGAGCGAACGCACAAATCTGGTGACCTCCAATGGTTGAGCGTTACCGGGGCCGGGTTGCGATCGTGACTGGGGGGACAACGGGAATCGGGCGCGGTATTGTCGAACGCCTTGTCGGTGAAGGGGCTTCGGTCGTCACCTGTGCACGCCATGCGCCGGAGTCCGCATTGCCCGACGGAGCGACCTTTATTGCCGCGGATATCACCGACGAGGCGTCGGTATCTGGCGTCACCGATGCGGCAGTGGACCGCTATGGACGGCTTGACGTTGTCGTCGCGAACGCGGGCGGCGCCAATATCGGACCCTGGCCCGATGAGCCTGTCGAGCAATGGCGCGAGCTCGTCGACATCAACCTGCACGGCACGATGCTCACGTGTCGGACCGCGTGGCCGCATCTGGTGTCGACAAAGGGAAACATTGTTGTCATCTCGTCGCTTTCGGCGTGGATGGGCGTCGGCGCGCACGAGATGGAACGGATGGGTGGCTTTCAGCCCTCTGCCGCCTACCAGGCGAGCAAGGCCGGGATCGAGGGACTCGCAAAGCATCTCGCAGGCCGCGGCGGCGAGCATGGACTGCGAGTCAACGTGGTGCGTCCAGGGCGCATCCTGACCGACAAGTGGCAAGGTTTCCTCGGCGAAAATGGCCTGTTCTGGTCCCATTATCAGGACATTCAGTTACTCAAACGCCATGGCCGCGCTGAGGACGTCGCAGCTGCCGTGGCGTTCTTGGCTTCCGACGAAGCAGCTTTCATTACCGCCGCAGTCCTCGACGTCGACGGCGGCGCAGTCGCCAAACTCTAACCACTTGGAGGAATAGTGCTAAGCCCATTCGACGACTTCCCGATCCACCCCTCGGCCGATCCGATCGCCCACCCCGCCACGGGCGACATCAACCACTACGACCGGTACTGGTTCAACGGACATCAACGCGACGGGGGGTACTACTTCGGCGCGGCAATGGGTCATTACCCGGTGCG
This window harbors:
- a CDS encoding SDR family NAD(P)-dependent oxidoreductase; translation: MVERYRGRVAIVTGGTTGIGRGIVERLVGEGASVVTCARHAPESALPDGATFIAADITDEASVSGVTDAAVDRYGRLDVVVANAGGANIGPWPDEPVEQWRELVDINLHGTMLTCRTAWPHLVSTKGNIVVISSLSAWMGVGAHEMERMGGFQPSAAYQASKAGIEGLAKHLAGRGGEHGLRVNVVRPGRILTDKWQGFLGENGLFWSHYQDIQLLKRHGRAEDVAAAVAFLASDEAAFITAAVLDVDGGAVAKL